GTATTTTCACAAACAATCCTCCTTTCCTTTATCCCTGTTCTCTCTGTAATCCAAGCATCAGAGGTTTCCACCATCTTTTCAAGAGAAAGGTTGGTTAATATTTTTTCGGGAACATAGCTTCCTGTGGCAACAATCCTTGCCTTTCTCATATACTTCCTAAATCCCTAATTCTTCCGCAATTCGCAATTCTTCTTCTATCCTTTCATTTATATGATGGAATATGCTCTCTTGTGCAACCCTAATGGCATTAGCAATTGCCTTCCTTTTTGATTTTCCATGGCATATTATGGATACCCCTCTTATCCCAAGTAGAGGAACTCCTCCATACTCTGAATAATCTATCTTTTTAAGAAGGCTCTTAAATAGCCCCTTTGCAAACAAAAGACCACATTTATTTATAAAATTTCCATTTCTTATATAATCAACAATAAATTCAGCCACACCCTCTCCAAATTTAAGAATAGAATTGCCAACAAACCCATCGCAGACAACAACATCTGCTTTTCCCTTTAAAATATCACCTCCCTCGATATTTC
This region of bacterium genomic DNA includes:
- a CDS encoding 3-oxoacyl-ACP synthase (FabH; beta-ketoacyl-acyl carrier protein synthase III; catalyzes the condensation of acetyl-CoA with malonyl-ACP to initiate cycles of fatty acid elongation; differs from 3-oxoacyl-(acyl carrier protein) synthase I and II in that it utilizes CoA thioesters as primers rather than acyl-ACPs), which encodes MRKARIVATGSYVPEKILTNLSLEKMVETSDAWITERTGIKERRIVCENT